In Citrus sinensis cultivar Valencia sweet orange chromosome 2, DVS_A1.0, whole genome shotgun sequence, a single genomic region encodes these proteins:
- the LOC102607989 gene encoding uncharacterized protein LOC102607989: MSRVLTFRNIRRAAQSVLTNERGYHSELTKYGAVVAVGLRVPYYRFYSHYGFPSGGHCSVPVYNVKQLLCRSCSVRSLSVASASSVATHQAQIAWKRLFDYSSFRDQIFPCISRIAQAFSLALTRSPLLVPSIIAFTSGQLVWAQRVSAETEYFPSQNAFYTRAQDGHAFVTSVLYSLVECVILLMRALYLGVLFSPSIMMAPFADSFGPQFRELWLHVVLRTLETAGPAFIKWGQWAATRPDLFPRDLCKKLSELHSKAPEHSFAYTKKTIERAFGRRLSEIFDGFEEAPVASGSIAQVHRASLRFRYPGQKVKPIVVAVKVRHPGVGESIRRDFVIINLAAKISSVIPAVKWLRLDESVQQFAVFMMSQVDLAREAAHLSRFIYNFRRWKDVSFPKPVYPLVHPAVLVETYEQGECVSRYVDELQGHERLKSALAHIGTHALLKMLLVDNFIHADMHPGNILVRVAQKKSSQKRLFRSKPHVIFLDVGMTAELSKTDRVNLVEFFKAVARRDGRTAAECTLRLSKQQNCPNPKAFIEEVDEAFAFWGTPEGDLVHPAECMQQLLEKVRRHRVNVDGNVCTVMVTTLVLEGWQRKLDPGYNVMDTLQTLLLKADWAKSLSYTIDGLMAP, encoded by the exons ATGTCCAG AGTTTTGACATTTCGAAATATTCGGAGAGCTGCACAATCCgttcttacaaatgaaagGGGATATCATTCAGAATTAACAAAGTATGGGGCAGTAGTTGCAGTTGGTTTGCGTGTGCCCTACTATAGATTTTACTCGCATTATGGCTTTCCTAGTGGAGGACATTGTTCGGTCCCAGTGTATAATGTGAAGCAGCTTCTTTGTAGGAGTTGTTCAGTTAGGAGTTTATCTGTTGCCTCTGCAAGCAGCGTAGCGACGCATCAAGCCCAAATTGCTTGGAAAAGGCTTTTTGATTATAGTTCTTTCCGTGACCAAATTTTCCCCTGCATCAGTAGGATAGCGCAGGCATTCAGCTTGGCTTTGACACGTTCACCCCTATTAGTTCCTAGTATCATTGCCTTCACATCTGGTCAGCTGGTATGGGCACAGCGAGTGTCTGCAGAGACCGAGTATTTCCCATCTCAAAATGCTTTCTACACACGTGCACAAGACGGGCATGCTTTTGTGACCTCAGTGCTATACTCCCTTGTAGAATGTGTTATTTTGCTTATGAGGGCTCTCTATCTAGGAGTTTTGTTCTCACCTAGCATAATGATGGCCCCTTTTGCCGACTCTTTTGGACCCCAGTTCAGGGAACTGTGGCTACATGTTGTTCTTCGGACACTGGAAACCGCAGGTCCAGCTTTCATAAAATGGGGTCAATGGGCAGCTACTCGTCCAGATCTATTTCCTAGAGATTTATGCAAGAAGCTTTCAGAGCTTCACAGTAAAGCTCCAGAACATAGCTTTGCCTACACTAAAAAAACTATTGAAAGAGCATTTGGCCGCAGGCTTTCTGAAATTTTTGATGGTTTTGAAGAGGCACCTGTAGCATCTGGTAGCATTGCTCAAGTGCATCGTGCTTCTTTGAGATTTCGATACCCTGGTCAAAAGGTAAAGCCTATAGTAGTTGCCGTGAAGGTTAGACATCCTGGTGTTGGTGAATCAATTAGGAGAGATTTTGTGATAATCAACCTGGCAGCCAAGATTTCTAGTGTTATTCCTGCTGTGAAGTGGTTAAGACTGGATGAGAGTGTACAGCAGTTTGCAGTTTTCATGATGTCTCAAGTTGACCTTGCAAGGGAAGCTGCCCATTTGAGCcgctttatttataatttccgGAGATGGAAGGATGTTTCTTTTCCCAAGCCTGTGTATCCCCTTGTACATCCTGCTGTTTTGGTGGAAACTTATGAACAAGGGGAGTGTGTCTCTCGCTATGTCGATGAACTGCAAGGACATGAGCGGCTTAAATCTGCCCTTGCTCACATTGGGACTCATGCACTTTTGAAGATGCTTCTG GTGGACAACTTTATTCATGCTGACATGCATCCTGGAAATATTCTTGTTCGGGTGGCTCAGAAGAAATCTTCTCAGAAACGGCTCTTTAGATCAAAGCCTCATGTCATTTTCCTTGATGTAGGCATGACTGCCGAACTTTCTAAGACTGATAGAGTAAATTTAGTGGAATTTTTTAAGGCTGTTGCTCGTCGAGATGGCCGCACAGCTGCAGAATGCACACTGAGATTGTCAAAGCAACAAAACTGCCCAAATCCAAAGGCTTTTATTGAG gaAGTGGATGAGGCTTTTGCCTTCTGGGGTACTCCGGAGGGTGATCTGGTCCATCCTGCTGAGTGCATGCAGCAATTACTTGAGAAAGTTCGGCGTCATAGAGTCAATGTTGATGGAAATGTTTGCACTGTGATGGTAACAACTTTGGTTCTCGAG GGTTGGCAGCGTAAGCTTGATCCTGGATATAATGTGATGGACACATTACAAACATTGTTACTGAAAGCTGATTGGGCAAAGTCTCTTTCCTACACGATTGATGGACTAATGGCTCCATGA
- the LOC102607683 gene encoding protein MOTHER of FT and TFL1: MARSMEPLVVGRVIGDVVDMFTPATEMTVHYGTKQVANGCEIKPSASADKPSVQIHAPPPASSNLYTLVMVDPDAPSPSEPRYREWLHWIVVDIPEGSDATKGKELVAYMGPQPPTGIHRYVFALFNQKGKVMAGCRPPDARSNFSTRRFAADNGLQPPVAAVYFNSQKEVAVRKR, from the exons ATGGCGCGGTCTATGGAGCCACTGGTTGTTGGGAGAGTGATTGGAGATGTAGTTGACATGTTCACTCCAGCCACTGAAATGACGGTCCATTATGGGACTAAACAGGTTGCTAACGGCTGTGAGATCAAGCCCTCTGCTTCTGCTGACAAGCCCAGCGTCCAAATTCATGCTCCTCCTCCTGCCTCTTCCAATCTCTACACACTT GTTATGGTGGATCCCGATGCTCCAAGTCCGAGCGAACCCAGATACAGAGAGTGGCTCCATTG GATTGTTGTAGATATTCCAGAAGGATCAGATGCCACCAAAG GAAAAGAGTTGGTGGCATACATGGGACCCCAGCCACCCACCGGAATCCACCGCTATGTGTTTGCGCTCTTCAATCAGAAGGGTAAAGTGATGGCCGGTTGTCGACCTCCCGACGCTCGCAGCAATTTCAGCACCCGCCGATTTGCTGCTGACAATGGCCTTCAGCCTCCAGTTGCTGCTGTCTATTTTAATTCACAGAAAGAAGTTGCTGTCAGAAAGCGTTGA